A genomic region of Glycine max cultivar Williams 82 chromosome 15, Glycine_max_v4.0, whole genome shotgun sequence contains the following coding sequences:
- the LOC100799980 gene encoding CTP synthase isoform X1 encodes MKYLLVTGGVVSGLGKGVTASSIGVLLQACGFRVTSIKIDPYLNTDAGTMSPFEHGEVFVLDDGGEVDLDLGNYERFLDLKLTRDNNITTGKIYQSVIEKERRGDYLGKTVQVVPHITDAIQEWIERVAQIPVDGKEGPADVCVIELGGTIGDIESMPFIEALGQFSYRVGPGNFCLVHVSLVPVINVVGEQKTKPTQHSVRQLRGLGLTPNLLACRSSKELDDNIKEKLSQFCHVPSSSILTLYDVPNIWHIPLLLSDQKAHDAILKTLNLRGVATEPNFKEWITTTKVYDKFHEMVRIAMVGKYTNLSDAYLSVLKALLHASVACNHELVVDLVPAEHLEDDTSKEDPDAYKAAWGLLKGANGILVPGGFGDRGVEGKILAAKYARENSIPYLGICLGMQIGVIEFSRSVLGLHDANSTEFDPKTKNPCVIFMPEGSKTHMGGTMRLGSRRTYFHVADCKSAKLYGNASFVDERHRHRYEVNPDMISQLESAGLSFVGKDETGKRMEIVEFPGHPFFIGAQFHPEFKSRPGKPSPLFLGLISAACERTVVPASKGYGKLTNGIHSPMLKAAAAHNGNNGFKSSNSSLNGVYTSTTTNGVCVDGRSC; translated from the exons atgaaGTACCTGTTGGTGACGGGTGGAGTTGTGAGTGGACTTGGGAAAGGAGTCACTGCAAGCAGTATTGGAGTACTCCTTCAGGCTTGTGGCTTTCGGGTTACTTCTATCAAGATTG ATCCCTATCTGAACACTGATGCAGGGACAATGTCTCCTTTTGAGCATGGGGAAGTGTTTGTTTTAGATGATGGCGGTGAG GTTGACCTTGATCTTGGAAACTATGAACGTTTCTTGGACCTCAAATTAACTCGTGACAATAATATCACAACTGGGAAAATATATCAG TCTGTAATTGAAAAGGAGAGAAGAGGAGATTATCTTGGCAAGACTGTGCAG GTTGTTCCACACATTACTGATGCCATCCAAGAATGGATAGAGCGTGTGGCACAGATACCAGTTGATGGAAAAGAAGGCCCAGCTGATGTTTGTGTTATTGAGTTGGGTGGAACTATtg GAGATATCGAGTCTATGCCTTTTATTGAAGCACTTGGCCAGTTTTCATACCGTGTTG GCCCTGGTAACTTCTGTTTAGTTCATGTCAGCTTGGTGCCTGTTATCAATGTTGTTGGTGAGCAG AAAACAAAGCCAACCCAACACAGTGTCCGCCAACTTAGAGGGTTAGGGTTGACCCCAAATCTTCTTGCTTGTCGCAGTTCAAAG GAACTTGATGACAACATTAAGGAAAAACTTTCTCAATTTTGTCATGTTCCG TCATCAAGCATACTAACTCTCTATGATGTTCCAAATATTTGGCACATTCCTTTGCTATTAAGT GACCAAAAGGCGCATGATGCAATCCTGAAAACATTAAACCTGCGAGG TGTTGCTACAGAGCCTAATTTTAAGGAGTGGATTACAACAACAAAAGTATATGACAAATTTCATGAAATG GTTAGAATTGCAATGGTGGGAAAATATACTAACCTCTCAGATGCATATCTTTCTGTACTGAAG GCACTTTTGCATGCTTCTGTTGCTTGCAATCATGAGCTTGTTGTGGATTTGGTTCCCGCTGAACATCTCGAAGATGATACCTCTAAAGAG GATCCTGATGCATATAAAGCTGCTTGGGGTCTTTTGAAG GGAGCTAATGGGATTCTAGTTCCAGGAGGTTTTGGTGACAGAGGAGTGGAAGGAAAAATTCTTGCTGCCAAGTATGCTCGAGAAAATAGCATTCCATATCTGGGCATTTGCTTGGGGATGCAAATAGGTGTAATTGAGTTTTCAAGATCTGTTCTGGGTCTTCATGATGCTAATAGCACAGAATTTGATCCCAAAACCAAAAACCCTTGTGTCATATTTATGCCAGAA GGTTCAAAGACTCATATGGGGGGAACTATGCGTCTTGGTTCAAGGAGAACTTACTTTCATGTTGCTGACTGCAAATCAGCCAAGTT GTATGGTAATGCAAGCTTTGTTGATGAGCGACATCGGCATAGATACGAG GTTAATCCTGATATGATATCACAACTCGAGAGTGCTGGTCTATCTTTTGTTGGCAAAGACGAAACTGGGAAGCGCATGGAG ATAGTTGAATTTCCTGGTCATCCTTTCTTCATTGGTGCTCAGTTTCATCCTGAGTTCAAGTCCAGACCAGGGAAACCTTCTCCATTATTCTTAG GATTAATATCAGCAGCATGTGAGAGGACAGTTGTGCCTGCAAGCAAAGGTTATGGCAAGTTAACAAATGGGATACACTCACCAATGTTGAAAGCAGCAGCAGCACATAATGGAAATAATGGGTTCAAATCTTCCAATAGTTCCTTAAATGGTGTATATACAAGTACAACTACCAATGGGGTGTGTGTTGATGGGAGGAGCTGTTAA
- the LOC100799980 gene encoding CTP synthase 1 isoform X2: MSPFEHGEVFVLDDGGEVDLDLGNYERFLDLKLTRDNNITTGKIYQSVIEKERRGDYLGKTVQVVPHITDAIQEWIERVAQIPVDGKEGPADVCVIELGGTIGDIESMPFIEALGQFSYRVGPGNFCLVHVSLVPVINVVGEQKTKPTQHSVRQLRGLGLTPNLLACRSSKELDDNIKEKLSQFCHVPSSSILTLYDVPNIWHIPLLLSDQKAHDAILKTLNLRGVATEPNFKEWITTTKVYDKFHEMVRIAMVGKYTNLSDAYLSVLKALLHASVACNHELVVDLVPAEHLEDDTSKEDPDAYKAAWGLLKGANGILVPGGFGDRGVEGKILAAKYARENSIPYLGICLGMQIGVIEFSRSVLGLHDANSTEFDPKTKNPCVIFMPEGSKTHMGGTMRLGSRRTYFHVADCKSAKLYGNASFVDERHRHRYEVNPDMISQLESAGLSFVGKDETGKRMEIVEFPGHPFFIGAQFHPEFKSRPGKPSPLFLGLISAACERTVVPASKGYGKLTNGIHSPMLKAAAAHNGNNGFKSSNSSLNGVYTSTTTNGVCVDGRSC; the protein is encoded by the exons ATGTCTCCTTTTGAGCATGGGGAAGTGTTTGTTTTAGATGATGGCGGTGAG GTTGACCTTGATCTTGGAAACTATGAACGTTTCTTGGACCTCAAATTAACTCGTGACAATAATATCACAACTGGGAAAATATATCAG TCTGTAATTGAAAAGGAGAGAAGAGGAGATTATCTTGGCAAGACTGTGCAG GTTGTTCCACACATTACTGATGCCATCCAAGAATGGATAGAGCGTGTGGCACAGATACCAGTTGATGGAAAAGAAGGCCCAGCTGATGTTTGTGTTATTGAGTTGGGTGGAACTATtg GAGATATCGAGTCTATGCCTTTTATTGAAGCACTTGGCCAGTTTTCATACCGTGTTG GCCCTGGTAACTTCTGTTTAGTTCATGTCAGCTTGGTGCCTGTTATCAATGTTGTTGGTGAGCAG AAAACAAAGCCAACCCAACACAGTGTCCGCCAACTTAGAGGGTTAGGGTTGACCCCAAATCTTCTTGCTTGTCGCAGTTCAAAG GAACTTGATGACAACATTAAGGAAAAACTTTCTCAATTTTGTCATGTTCCG TCATCAAGCATACTAACTCTCTATGATGTTCCAAATATTTGGCACATTCCTTTGCTATTAAGT GACCAAAAGGCGCATGATGCAATCCTGAAAACATTAAACCTGCGAGG TGTTGCTACAGAGCCTAATTTTAAGGAGTGGATTACAACAACAAAAGTATATGACAAATTTCATGAAATG GTTAGAATTGCAATGGTGGGAAAATATACTAACCTCTCAGATGCATATCTTTCTGTACTGAAG GCACTTTTGCATGCTTCTGTTGCTTGCAATCATGAGCTTGTTGTGGATTTGGTTCCCGCTGAACATCTCGAAGATGATACCTCTAAAGAG GATCCTGATGCATATAAAGCTGCTTGGGGTCTTTTGAAG GGAGCTAATGGGATTCTAGTTCCAGGAGGTTTTGGTGACAGAGGAGTGGAAGGAAAAATTCTTGCTGCCAAGTATGCTCGAGAAAATAGCATTCCATATCTGGGCATTTGCTTGGGGATGCAAATAGGTGTAATTGAGTTTTCAAGATCTGTTCTGGGTCTTCATGATGCTAATAGCACAGAATTTGATCCCAAAACCAAAAACCCTTGTGTCATATTTATGCCAGAA GGTTCAAAGACTCATATGGGGGGAACTATGCGTCTTGGTTCAAGGAGAACTTACTTTCATGTTGCTGACTGCAAATCAGCCAAGTT GTATGGTAATGCAAGCTTTGTTGATGAGCGACATCGGCATAGATACGAG GTTAATCCTGATATGATATCACAACTCGAGAGTGCTGGTCTATCTTTTGTTGGCAAAGACGAAACTGGGAAGCGCATGGAG ATAGTTGAATTTCCTGGTCATCCTTTCTTCATTGGTGCTCAGTTTCATCCTGAGTTCAAGTCCAGACCAGGGAAACCTTCTCCATTATTCTTAG GATTAATATCAGCAGCATGTGAGAGGACAGTTGTGCCTGCAAGCAAAGGTTATGGCAAGTTAACAAATGGGATACACTCACCAATGTTGAAAGCAGCAGCAGCACATAATGGAAATAATGGGTTCAAATCTTCCAATAGTTCCTTAAATGGTGTATATACAAGTACAACTACCAATGGGGTGTGTGTTGATGGGAGGAGCTGTTAA